Genomic window (Candidatus Limnocylindrales bacterium):
TGCGCGCGACGACGAAGTTCTTGAGGTAAGGACTGTCGAAGCCGCGCGCCTTGAGCGCGGAGACGGCGGCTGCGACGGCTTCATCGAGGGCCATCAGCTTGTCGGCGCGCTCCTCCCTCGTCGTGATCGCCCTGGCGAGCCGACTTGCGAGAAACGATTCGGTGCGCACGAGCACCGGCCGGTAAACGCCGCCCGCGTAGCGGCCGTTGCGCTCGTAGCAGATACCGAGCGTCAGCAGCGCAGGCTCTTCGAACATCGACGCATAGTCGCGCTCGCTGCCCGCGTCATCGACTGTAGCGAGATCGCGCGCCATGCGAATCACTTCGAGCGCCTTCTCGCGAAGGTTGTGCGCTTTCTCGGTGTTCAGCGCGAGGATCCGGTAGGCGATCTCGGGCTCCGGGACGACCAGGACGGTAACGCTGCGCGCACCGAGGCTTCGCATCGCGTGCAGGCGATGATTGCCGTTCGGCGTCCAGTAGACGCCGTCGTCGCGCCGGACGACGATGATCGGATCCAGAAAGCGGCCGAGCTCGCCGATGCGCTCCGACAGCCGTTTGGCGTGCGCTTCGGAAACATCACGCTGGAACGGCGTCGGCTCGACCTTGTCGATCGGCAGCACCGCGACGATCTGCCAGAGCTCTCCGAGCGGATCGCGGTACGCACCGGCCACCTGGCCGCCGTCGCGTTCGATCAGTGACGCGAGTTTTTCGATCGCTGCCGGCCGCGAGTCGGGACAAGCCTGACGCGGCGTGAGGCCGCGCGGTTCGATCTCCGCTTTCTTGCGCGTGCGTTTTTTTGCTGCGCCCATGGTTGCCGGAAATTAACCGCGTGGCCGGGTCGATGAAAACTCGGATGGAGCTATTCGTCCCGGACTGCTAGGAACAGCGCTGGCGGAAGGCGCGGAACTCACCCGATGAAAGCAATTCGAATCCATGAGCGTGGCGGTCCCGAAGTGTTGCGTTACGAGGACGCTCCGGTTCCGAAGCCCGGCGCCGGTGAGATCCTCGTGCGGGTGCACGCCGCCGGCGTGACGCACGGCGAGCTCGAGTGGTTTCCGACGTGGTTCACGCGTCTCTCCCAGCCCCGGCCTTTTCCCGTGACCCCGGGGCACGAATTCGCGGGCGAAGTTGTCGAGATCGGAGAGAATGCCCGCGGTGTCGCAGTCGGCGACCAGGTGTTCGGGCTGAGCGACTGGTTCTGCAACGGAGCTCTCGCCGAGTACTGCATCACGCGTCCGGACTTCGTCATTCCGAGGCCGGATTCGATCGACGTGCTGTCTGCCGCCATCACACCGATTTCGGCACTGACCGCATGGCAAGGGCTGATCCATCGCGGCCGTCTTGCCAGCGGTAATCGTGTTCTGATCCATGGAGGAGCCGGCGGCGTGGGCCAGTTTGCCGTCCAGATTGCGCGTTGGCGCGGCGCTCACGTGATCGCGACGTGCTCATCGCACAACGAATCGTACGTCCGTGAGATCGGTGCGCATGAGACGATCGACTACCATACGGTGAATTTCGAGAGCGTGGTCAGCGAAGTCGATCTCGTGCTCGATACCGTGGGCGGCGAGACGCTGAATCGCTCGTGGCAGGTGCTCGCTCCCGGCGGACGCCTGGTGACCATCAGCAACGACGCGATGACCTCGAAGGATCTGCGCGTGCGGGAAGCGTCCTTCATCGTCGAGCCCGACCGCACGCAGCTCGAAGACCTTACCGGATGGATCGTCGAGGGCATCCTGAAGCCCGTGGTCGATCG
Coding sequences:
- a CDS encoding NADP-dependent oxidoreductase, with translation MKAIRIHERGGPEVLRYEDAPVPKPGAGEILVRVHAAGVTHGELEWFPTWFTRLSQPRPFPVTPGHEFAGEVVEIGENARGVAVGDQVFGLSDWFCNGALAEYCITRPDFVIPRPDSIDVLSAAITPISALTAWQGLIHRGRLASGNRVLIHGGAGGVGQFAVQIARWRGAHVIATCSSHNESYVREIGAHETIDYHTVNFESVVSEVDLVLDTVGGETLNRSWQVLAPGGRLVTISNDAMTSKDLRVREASFIVEPDRTQLEDLTGWIVEGILKPVVDRVLPLSRAREAYETKGKRGKSVVQIAQPPR
- a CDS encoding ParB N-terminal domain-containing protein; the protein is MGAAKKRTRKKAEIEPRGLTPRQACPDSRPAAIEKLASLIERDGGQVAGAYRDPLGELWQIVAVLPIDKVEPTPFQRDVSEAHAKRLSERIGELGRFLDPIIVVRRDDGVYWTPNGNHRLHAMRSLGARSVTVLVVPEPEIAYRILALNTEKAHNLREKALEVIRMARDLATVDDAGSERDYASMFEEPALLTLGICYERNGRYAGGVYRPVLVRTESFLASRLARAITTREERADKLMALDEAVAAAVSALKARGFDSPYLKNFVVARINPLRFQRGARADFDETVDKMIGSAKRFDASKIKADQVARSGGPPDEA